In Nostoc edaphicum CCNP1411, the sequence AATTTAACTTCCCATTAAAATTTGAAACTGACATTATTGAAACTTTTACAGACCTCAAGGGTCAACAAGCAAACTTTTTAAAAGTTAACAAAAATTCGGCAAAAATAGTTAAAAAGCTTAACTCATCGAACCGCTAAGACTCCTTCTCTATGAGAGACTACGCCAACGCGAAGGAAGGAAGCGTCTCGAAGAGAAGAACGTCAGGAATTCGCAGAATGTGTGTAAGTCCTAATTTAAATTATTTGGGTTGATTGAATATGATCCCAGGAGAAATCATTATACCAGAAGGTAAAATTGAACTAAATATTGGTCGTCCAACTATAAAATTGCAAGTGTCAAATACAGGCGATCGCCCCATACAAGTCGGTTCCCACTATCACTTTTATGAAGTCAACACTGCCTTAAACTTTGACAGAGAACAAGCGCGAGGAATGCGTCTCGATATCCCCGCAGGAACCGCAGTCCGCTTTGAACCAGGCGACGAAAAAGAAATAACTCTCATCCCCCTAGTTGGTACTCGCCAAGTCTACGGCTTCAACGCCAAAATTAACGGAAACCTCTAAAAACCTCCGCGTACCTCTGCGCTTCCCTCAGCGTCCCTTTGCGTTCAAAAAAGGATTTTATATGCCTTACAGAATGGATCGCCGCGCCTACGCCGAAACCTACGGCCCAACATTAGGCGATCGCATCCGACTTGCAGATACAGAATTATTTATAGAAGTTGAACAAGATTTCACCACCTACGGCGACGAAGTAAAATTTGGCGGCGGAAAAGTCATCAGAGACGGAATGGGACAATCCCCCATTTCTAACGCCGATGGTGCTGTAGATTTAGTAATTACCAATGCCTTAATTCTCGATTGGTGGGGTATTGTCAAAGCGGATATCGGCATTAAAGACGGCAAGATTTTCAAAATTGGTAAAGCCGGAAATCCTTATATTCAAAATAATGTAGATATTATTATCGGCCCCGGAACTGAAGCCTTAGCCGGTGAAGGAATGATTCTCACTGCTGGCGGTATCGATGCCCATATTCATTTTATTTGTCCCCAACAAATTGAAGTTGCGATCGCTTCTGGAATTACCACCATGATTGGCGGCGGTACTGGCCCCGCCACAGGTACAAATGCCACTACCTGCACTCCCGGCCCTTGGAATATTTACCGAATGCTGCAAGCGGCTGATGCTTTTCCTGTCAACTTAGGATTTATGGGCAAAGGTAATGCCAGTCAGCCCCAAGGACTTGTAGAGCAAGTAGATGCCGGTGCAATGGGGTTAAAGCTTCATGAAGACTGGGGAACTACACCCGCAGCAATTGATACCTGCCTCAGTGTTGCCGATGAATATGATGTCCAAGTAGCGATTCATACTGATACCCTCAACGAAGCCGGATTTGTGGAAGATACGATCGCTGCTTTCAAGAATCGTACCATCCACACCTACCACACCGAAGGCGCAGGTGGCGGACACGCACCAGATATCATCAAAGTTTGCAGTCAAGCCAACGTTCTGCCATCTTCCACCAATCCCACACGTCCTTACACCCTCAACACCTTAGATGAACACCTGGATATGTTGATGGTATGCCATCATCTTGATCCTGCGATCGCTGAAGATGTCGCTTTTGCCGAATCTCGCATCCGTCGGGAAACCATTGCTGCTGAAGATATTTTGCACGACTTAGGCGCATTTAGCATGATTTCTTCTGACTCTCAGGCGATGGGAAGGGTAGGCGAAGTGATAATTAGCACCTGGCAGACATCTCACAAAATGAAGGTGCAACGGGGAACTCTTAACCCACAAGGAACAGAGCAAAAAGCAGACAATTTTAGGGCAAAAAGATATGTTGCTAAGTATACAATTAACCCTGCGATCGCTCACGGAATTGCTGAATATGTGGGTTCAGTAGAAGAGGGAAAATTAGCAGATTTATGTTTGTGGCGATCGGCGTTTTTTGGCGTGAAACCAGAAATAGTGATTAAAGGCGGAATGATTGCATGGTCGCAAATGGGGGATGCTAACGCTAGTATTCCTACACCGCAACCAGTGTATATGCGGCCAATGTTTGGTAGTTTTGCAGGGGCGCGTCATGCCACATCATTAACTTTTGTTTCGCAAGTAGCTTTAGAGAAAGAAATTCCCAGCCAGCTAGGTTTACAAAAAGCAGCAGTTGCAGTTTCTGGGACACGCCAATTG encodes:
- a CDS encoding urease subunit beta, which codes for MIPGEIIIPEGKIELNIGRPTIKLQVSNTGDRPIQVGSHYHFYEVNTALNFDREQARGMRLDIPAGTAVRFEPGDEKEITLIPLVGTRQVYGFNAKINGNL
- the ureC gene encoding urease subunit alpha; its protein translation is MPYRMDRRAYAETYGPTLGDRIRLADTELFIEVEQDFTTYGDEVKFGGGKVIRDGMGQSPISNADGAVDLVITNALILDWWGIVKADIGIKDGKIFKIGKAGNPYIQNNVDIIIGPGTEALAGEGMILTAGGIDAHIHFICPQQIEVAIASGITTMIGGGTGPATGTNATTCTPGPWNIYRMLQAADAFPVNLGFMGKGNASQPQGLVEQVDAGAMGLKLHEDWGTTPAAIDTCLSVADEYDVQVAIHTDTLNEAGFVEDTIAAFKNRTIHTYHTEGAGGGHAPDIIKVCSQANVLPSSTNPTRPYTLNTLDEHLDMLMVCHHLDPAIAEDVAFAESRIRRETIAAEDILHDLGAFSMISSDSQAMGRVGEVIISTWQTSHKMKVQRGTLNPQGTEQKADNFRAKRYVAKYTINPAIAHGIAEYVGSVEEGKLADLCLWRSAFFGVKPEIVIKGGMIAWSQMGDANASIPTPQPVYMRPMFGSFAGARHATSLTFVSQVALEKEIPSQLGLQKAAVAVSGTRQLSKRDMKLNDALPHIEVDPETYQVRADGELLICEPATVLPMAQRYFLF